Proteins encoded in a region of the Candidatus Poribacteria bacterium genome:
- a CDS encoding glucose 1-dehydrogenase, with protein sequence MRLKDKVAIVTGAASGIGKATAILFAEHGAKIAVADINDDRANQTVAAIQDAGNEAIYVQTDVTISDNTERMVQETLNTYGKLDILLSSAGIAMRLPVGDLPEEDWHRCLDVNLTGVYLSAKAAIPAMLENGGGSIINLSSIYGLVGADVRAAYVASKGGVTNLTRGMALDYAEDNIRVNCICPGFVETPLVAGVIKTPEEYKTLADKHPMRRLAQPEEIAYGALYLASDESAFVTGIALPIDGGYTAG encoded by the coding sequence GCCGAACACGGCGCGAAGATAGCCGTCGCCGACATCAATGACGACCGTGCAAACCAAACTGTTGCCGCTATCCAAGACGCAGGCAACGAAGCGATCTACGTCCAAACCGATGTGACAATTTCAGATAATACCGAAAGGATGGTGCAGGAAACCCTTAACACCTACGGAAAACTTGATATCTTGCTCAGCAGTGCTGGAATTGCAATGCGACTCCCTGTCGGCGATTTGCCAGAGGAAGACTGGCACCGTTGTTTAGATGTTAATCTCACTGGAGTCTATCTTTCTGCCAAGGCAGCGATCCCTGCTATGCTGGAAAATGGTGGCGGCTCTATTATCAATCTATCCTCTATCTACGGGCTTGTCGGTGCGGACGTTCGGGCAGCGTATGTCGCTTCCAAAGGCGGTGTGACGAACCTCACCCGCGGGATGGCACTCGACTACGCGGAGGACAACATTCGGGTCAACTGCATCTGTCCCGGCTTCGTTGAAACGCCGTTAGTTGCGGGTGTCATCAAAACGCCAGAGGAATACAAAACGCTGGCGGACAAACATCCGATGCGTCGGCTCGCACAGCCCGAAGAGATCGCCTACGGCGCGCTATACCTCGCCTCCGACGAGTCTGCGTTCGTTACAGGTATCGCTTTACCGATTGATGGCGGGTACACTGCTGGATAA